The genomic interval AGATCGACCAGATCGACCGACGACGCCAGATAGGCCTCGCGTTCATGGTCCTCGGTGGTGATCAGCAAGGCGCTCAGTTTCTTTGCAAGTTCGGTGAACATGATTTTCTCCAGTCCGTGTTGCGACGAGTGCTTCGATCCGGCTGCGGGAGCCGGCGTTGCCCGTCGATGGAATGCAGCTTAGGCGCGAAGAATGAGCCGGAAATGAGCGCTCGAAAGCGGCGAATCACACCTTGACCCTGTGCGAATTCCGGACTGGTACGCAGCTAATTTCCCCCTCATTCTGCGTGACCACAATGCAGTCATTCGATGCAGCCAACCGACTCGCACCGATCGACAAGGGGAACAGAACATGAAAGTCATTCGCCATCTAATAATCGCCGCCGCGCTCGGCGCCGGCCTGGTGAGCTGCGCCCAGGCGCATGTGTTCGTCGGGGTCGGGCTTGGAGTAGGCGGCCCCGTGTTTCCGGTGGTGCCTGCTTACGTGC from Paraburkholderia phytofirmans PsJN carries:
- a CDS encoding DUF3563 family protein; its protein translation is MFTELAKKLSALLITTEDHEREAYLASSVDLVDLEHRINVAETHADPVRWYAGSTPHDGRM